A stretch of Castanea sativa cultivar Marrone di Chiusa Pesio chromosome 2, ASM4071231v1 DNA encodes these proteins:
- the LOC142625585 gene encoding pentatricopeptide repeat-containing protein At5g66631-like isoform X1, whose translation MRLHFKQLFGGITLLNSLTTQQTRCYARDPFPNKISHYLYRAKLIDSIRLGLRSNPPSPTSLAPILNDRLLDSFVVTQALRSAPSADSALSLVETLETTPYFSHTQNTLHALATVLAKSCRSVQLKALIDAINAGRFGSIRVSFMNLMQWYAAIGDLELVLHAWDEYRLSSKRICTESYNIVMGLYVEMGKDPEAVEVFYRMIDEGAIPNSRTYTIVIEHLMNSGKLDSAMEVFNTLPLMRIRRTLKQYSILVEGFIGVERFDEVKTLLDEMRADGKFPGRALLLSLQRMNEVGFIQETDEFLKEMSPDERIKNIGCSVNSSDDDDDDEGNEVSHASGVDDVNGVQLKPWLDPRALASALQHWNHEEVSALEDAKLVWTTRLVCKILRHFNSPETAWKFFCWAAYQPGFTHDVYSVERMMVLSARHGRTELVDKLMSKIRREGMRLPFSTIRLIIDFYGLSKKADAALKVFHYDRTLCGPISKFNMMLLYSSLLRTLTKCGNNSDSMVVLEEMILGGICPDIQTFSGLMYHFALNGDIKTVQKLFAMVRQSGVEPDAYMFKVLIQAYCRAERAALAWRVFEDLRNSNLVPDADTKELLVKSLWKEGKRREAAAVEENCEEINNVLPLTLHGHIWTVSSADLTRVFNIYSKSFASIAG comes from the coding sequence ATGAGATTGCATTTTAAGCAACTCTTTGGTGGGATAACCCTGCTCAACAGCCTAACAACCCAGCAAACTCGCTGCTATGCACGAGACCCATTTCCCAACAAAATCTCCCATTACCTGTACCGTGCCAAACTCATTGATTCCATTCGACTTGGCCTTCGTTCCAACCCTCCTAGTCCCACCTCTCTCGCGCCTATCCTAAATGATCGCCTTCTTGACTCCTTTGTTGTCACTCAAGCGCTCCGGTCTGCACCTTCTGCAGACTCTGCTCTGTCCCTGGTTGAAACCCTTGAAACTACTCCGTATTTCTCACATACCCAGAACACCCTGCACGCCCTGGCCACAGTCCTTGCCAAGTCTTGCCGGAGTGTGCAACTCAAAGCCCTCATTGATGCCATAAATGCTGGTAGGTTTGGCAGCATTCGTGTTAGCTTTATGAACCTCATGCAATGGTATGCTGCCATTGGAGACCTTGAGTTGGTTCTTCATGCCTGGGATGAGTATAGGCTCTCAAGCAAGCGGATATGCACCGAGTCTTATAACATTGTTATGGGCCTTTATGTGGAAATGGGTAAGGACCCTGAAGCTGTGGAGGTTTTCTATAGGATGATTGATGAAGGGGCAATTCCAAATTCTAGAACATATACGATAGTGATTGAGCACCTCATGAATTCGGGAAAGTTGGATTCTGCAATGGAGGTTTTTAATACATTGCCCTTGATGAGAATTAGACGCACTTTAAAGCAATATTCGATTTTAGTTGAAGGATTTATTGGTGTTGAAAGGTTTGATGAGGTCAAGACTTTACTTGATGAAATGCGGGCTGATGGGAAATTTCCCGGAAGAGCCCTGCTTTTGTCATTACAACGTATGAATGAGGTGGGATTTATCCAAGAAACTGATGAATTTCTTAAAGAAATGTCTCCGGATGAGAGAATCAAGAATATAGGATGTAGTGTCAATAGTagtgatgatgacgatgatgatgaggGTAATGAGGTTAGTCATGCTAGTGGAGTTGATGATGTTAATGGGGTTCAGTTAAAACCATGGTTAGACCCAAGGGCTTTGGCAAGCGCCTTGCAACATTGGAACCATGAAGAGGTATCAGCCCTGGAGGATGCAAAATTGGTGTGGACAACTCGGTTGGTTTGCAAGATTCTTAGGCATTTCAACTCACCAGAAACAGCTTGGAAATTTTTCTGTTGGGCTGCTTATCAGCCAGGATTTACTCATGATGTTTACTCAGTAGAAAGGATGATGGTCCTTTCAGCACGCCATGGGCGTACTGAATTGGTTGATAAACTCATGTCCAAAATAAGAAGGGAGGGAATGAGATTGCCTTTCAGCACCATCAGGTTGATAATTGACTTTTATGGCCTCTCAAAGAAAGCTGATGCTGCTTTGAAGGTCTTTCATTATGATAGAACTCTCTGTGGTCcaatatcaaaattcaatatgATGCTTTTGTATTCATCTCTATTACGAACATTGACCAAGTGTGGGAACAATTCTGATTCCATGGTCGTACTGGAGGAGATGATTTTGGGTGGAATTTGCCCGGATATACAGACATTTTCTGGGTTAATGTATCACTTTGCATTAAATGGGGATATCAAAACAGTTCAGAAACTCTTTGCAATGGTTAGGCAAAGTGGTGTGGAGCCAGATGCTTATATGTTCAAAGTACTGATCCAAGCTTATTGCAGAGCTGAGAGAGCTGCTCTTGCTTGGAGGGTTTTTGAAGACTTGAGGAATTCAAATTTGGTGCCTGATGCCGACACAAAAGAGTTGCTTGTAAAGAGTCTCTGGAAGGAGGGCAAGCGGCGAGAGGCTGCTGCTGTAGAAGAAAATTGTGAGGAAATAAACAATGTTCTTCCACTAACATTGCATGGTCACATATGGACGGTGAGCTCTGCAGATCTCACAcgtgtttttaatatttattccAAAAGCTTTGCATCAATAGCTGGGTAG
- the LOC142625586 gene encoding lysM domain receptor-like kinase 4, which yields MSFLSVIHAFTMLLLTCFSLIQAQQPYVGVATTNCYGNTDNSTSVLGYFCNGQNQSCQAYLTFRSQPPYNSVSSISALLASDPSQLSQLNSVSETETFPTNTLVLVPVNCSCSGDYYQKNTTYVVKKDDGYLLIANNTYQGLSTCQALQKQNNISATNISVGERLTVSLRCACPTKNQSDAGVKYLLSYLIVPGDDVSTISDRFNVTTESTLYANGANGLSSQNPPLINPYTTLLVPLQVPPTNSQTIAPPPPPAASPPPPPTSSNQGSSKTWVYVLVGVLGGSALLLVLGAIIFYAFFRRNKKKPDSIIASDRFKAIEKPRKVEDESEDFLESISSIAQSLKVYKFKELQDATDDFSPSCWIKGSVYRGMINGDLAAIKRINGDVSKEIELLNKINHSNIIRLSGVCFNAGQWYLVYEYAVNGPLNDWIYNSSNDGKLLSWAQRIQIVFDVASGLSYLHSFTTPPHVHKDIRSSNILLDSDFRAKIANFGLARTAEWQEGQFSLTSHIVGTRGYMAPEYLENGIVSTKLDVYAFGVLMLEIMTGKEVAALYEEENMQLSDVINAVLHEEGGQESLRHSMDSSLQGNYPSELAVLIFKLIDSCLKKDPPGRPAMDEIVQIVSRTLNTSLTWDSSKSISG from the coding sequence ATGAGTTTCCTCTCTGTCATTCATGCTTTCACTATGTTGTTGCTGACATGCTTTTCTTTGATTCAAGCTCAGCAACCTTATGTGGGAGTGGCCACAACAAATTGTTATGGCAACACAGATAATTCAACTTCTGTTCTTGGCTACTTCTGTAATGGCCAAAACCAAAGTTGCCAAGCCTACCTCACCTTCAGATCCCAACCCCCTTACAATTCTGTTTCTTCCATCTCTGCTCTTTTGGCTTCTGACCCATCACAGCTCTCTCAACTTAATTCAGTTTCCGAGACTGAAACTTTTCCAACAAACACATTGGTGCTTGTTCCAGTCAACTGCTCCTGTTCAGGTGACTACTATCAAAAAAACACAACTTACGTTGTGAAGAAAGATGATGGTTATTTGTTGATTGCTAATAACACCTATCAAGGCCTTTCAACCTGTCAAGCTCTCCAGAAACAAAACAATATTTCCGCTACCAATATAAGTGTTGGTGAAAGACTCACTGTTTCTCTTAGATGTGCTTGTCCTACAAAGAACCAAAGTGATGCGGGTGTCAAGTATTTATTAAGTTACTTAATTGTTCCAGGTGATGATGTTTCAACAATTAGTGATCGATTTAATGTAACGACAGAGAGTACTCTTTATGCTAATGGTGCTAATGGGCTTTCTTCCCAAAACCCACCACTTATTAATCCCTACACCACGCTTCTAGTTCCACTGCAAGTCCCCCCAACAAATTCTCAAACGAttgcaccaccaccaccaccagctgcatcaccacctcctcctcctactTCCTCAAATCAAGGCTCAAGTAAAACATGGGTCTATGTCCTTGTTGGAGTTCTTGGAGGAAGTGCTCTTTTGTTGGTCCTTGGTGCCATAATATTCTATGCATTCTTCCGTAGAAATAAGAAGAAACCTGATTCCATTATAGCCTCAGATCGATTCAAGGCAATTGAGAAACCGAGAAAGGTTGAGGATGAATCTGAGGATTTCTTAGAGAGCATATCTAGTATTGCTCAATCCCTCAAAGTGTACAAGTTTAAAGAGCTCCAGGATGCAACAGATGATTTCAGTCCTAGTTGTTGGATTAAAGGATCTGTTTATCGTGGCATGATTAATGGGGATTTGGCAGCCATTAAGAGAATAAATGGAGATGTGTCAAAAGAGATAGAGTTATTGAACAAGATCAACCATTCTAATATCATACGCCTTTCTGGCGTATGTTTTAATGCAGGTCAATGGTATCTTGTTTATGAATATGCTGTCAATGGACCCTTGAATGATTGGATCTATAATAGCAGCAATGATGGAAAGCTATTGAGCTGGGCACAGAGAATACAGATTGTATTTGATGTAGCCAGTGGACTTAGCTATCTTCATAGTTTCACTACTCCTCCCCACGTCCACAAGGATATAAGGAGCAGTAACATTCTTCTGGACAGCGATTTCAGGGCTAAGATTGCAAATTTTGGTCTGGCAAGGACAGCAGAATGGCAGGAAGGTCAATTTTCCTTGACAAGTCACATTGTTGGGACAAGAGGTTACATGGCTCCTGAGTATTTGGAAAATGGTATTGTGTCCACAAAGCTTGATGTCTATGCATTTGGGGTTCTCATGTTGGAGATAATGACTGGGAAAGAGGTGGCTGCTTTGTATGAAGAGGAAAATATGCAATTATCAGATGTCATAAATGCTGTGCTTCATGAGGAGGGTGGACAGGAGAGTTTGAGGCACTCTATGGATTCTTCACTACAAGGAAATTATCCTTCAGAACTTGCGGTTTTAATCTTCAAACTGATTGATAGTTGCTTAAAGAAAGATCCACCAGGCCGACCAGCCATGGATGAGATTGTGCAGATTGTCTCAAGAACCTTGAACACTTCACTGACCTGGGATTCATCTAAGAGCATATCAGGGTAG
- the LOC142625585 gene encoding pentatricopeptide repeat-containing protein At5g66631-like isoform X2, with product MRLHFKQLFGGITLLNSLTTQQTRCYARDPFPNKISHYLYRAKLIDSIRLGLRSNPPSPTSLAPILNDRLLDSFVVTQALRSAPSADSALSLVETLETTPYFSHTQNTLHALATVLAKSCRSVQLKALIDAINAGRFGSIRVSFMNLMQWYAAIGDLELVLHAWDEYRLSSKRICTESYNIVMGLYVEMGKDPEAVEVFYRMIDEGAIPNSRTYTIVIEHLMNSGKLDSAMEVFNTLPLMRIRRTLKQYSILVEGFIGVERFDEVKTLLDEMRADGKFPGRALLLSLQRMNEVGFIQETDEFLKEMSPDERIKNIGCSVNSSDDDDDDEGNEVSHASGVDDVNGVQLKPWLDPRALASALQHWNHEEVSALEDAKLVWTTRLVCKILRHFNSPETAWKFFCWAAYQPGFTHDVYSVERMMVLSARHGRTELVDKLMSKIRREGMRLPFSTIRLIIDFYGLSKKADAALKVFHYDRTLCGPISKFNMMLLYSSLLRTLTKCGNNSDSMVVLEEMILGGICPDIQTFSGLMYHFALNGDIKTVQKLFAMVRQSGVEPDAYMFKVLIQAYCRAERAALAWRVFEDLRNSNLVPDADTKELLVKSLWKEGKRREAAAVEENCEEINNVLPLTLHGHIWTAPY from the exons ATGAGATTGCATTTTAAGCAACTCTTTGGTGGGATAACCCTGCTCAACAGCCTAACAACCCAGCAAACTCGCTGCTATGCACGAGACCCATTTCCCAACAAAATCTCCCATTACCTGTACCGTGCCAAACTCATTGATTCCATTCGACTTGGCCTTCGTTCCAACCCTCCTAGTCCCACCTCTCTCGCGCCTATCCTAAATGATCGCCTTCTTGACTCCTTTGTTGTCACTCAAGCGCTCCGGTCTGCACCTTCTGCAGACTCTGCTCTGTCCCTGGTTGAAACCCTTGAAACTACTCCGTATTTCTCACATACCCAGAACACCCTGCACGCCCTGGCCACAGTCCTTGCCAAGTCTTGCCGGAGTGTGCAACTCAAAGCCCTCATTGATGCCATAAATGCTGGTAGGTTTGGCAGCATTCGTGTTAGCTTTATGAACCTCATGCAATGGTATGCTGCCATTGGAGACCTTGAGTTGGTTCTTCATGCCTGGGATGAGTATAGGCTCTCAAGCAAGCGGATATGCACCGAGTCTTATAACATTGTTATGGGCCTTTATGTGGAAATGGGTAAGGACCCTGAAGCTGTGGAGGTTTTCTATAGGATGATTGATGAAGGGGCAATTCCAAATTCTAGAACATATACGATAGTGATTGAGCACCTCATGAATTCGGGAAAGTTGGATTCTGCAATGGAGGTTTTTAATACATTGCCCTTGATGAGAATTAGACGCACTTTAAAGCAATATTCGATTTTAGTTGAAGGATTTATTGGTGTTGAAAGGTTTGATGAGGTCAAGACTTTACTTGATGAAATGCGGGCTGATGGGAAATTTCCCGGAAGAGCCCTGCTTTTGTCATTACAACGTATGAATGAGGTGGGATTTATCCAAGAAACTGATGAATTTCTTAAAGAAATGTCTCCGGATGAGAGAATCAAGAATATAGGATGTAGTGTCAATAGTagtgatgatgacgatgatgatgaggGTAATGAGGTTAGTCATGCTAGTGGAGTTGATGATGTTAATGGGGTTCAGTTAAAACCATGGTTAGACCCAAGGGCTTTGGCAAGCGCCTTGCAACATTGGAACCATGAAGAGGTATCAGCCCTGGAGGATGCAAAATTGGTGTGGACAACTCGGTTGGTTTGCAAGATTCTTAGGCATTTCAACTCACCAGAAACAGCTTGGAAATTTTTCTGTTGGGCTGCTTATCAGCCAGGATTTACTCATGATGTTTACTCAGTAGAAAGGATGATGGTCCTTTCAGCACGCCATGGGCGTACTGAATTGGTTGATAAACTCATGTCCAAAATAAGAAGGGAGGGAATGAGATTGCCTTTCAGCACCATCAGGTTGATAATTGACTTTTATGGCCTCTCAAAGAAAGCTGATGCTGCTTTGAAGGTCTTTCATTATGATAGAACTCTCTGTGGTCcaatatcaaaattcaatatgATGCTTTTGTATTCATCTCTATTACGAACATTGACCAAGTGTGGGAACAATTCTGATTCCATGGTCGTACTGGAGGAGATGATTTTGGGTGGAATTTGCCCGGATATACAGACATTTTCTGGGTTAATGTATCACTTTGCATTAAATGGGGATATCAAAACAGTTCAGAAACTCTTTGCAATGGTTAGGCAAAGTGGTGTGGAGCCAGATGCTTATATGTTCAAAGTACTGATCCAAGCTTATTGCAGAGCTGAGAGAGCTGCTCTTGCTTGGAGGGTTTTTGAAGACTTGAGGAATTCAAATTTGGTGCCTGATGCCGACACAAAAGAGTTGCTTGTAAAGAGTCTCTGGAAGGAGGGCAAGCGGCGAGAGGCTGCTGCTGTAGAAGAAAATTGTGAGGAAATAAACAATGTTCTTCCACTAACATTGCATGGTCACATATGGACG GCTCCATATTAA